The following DNA comes from Picosynechococcus sp. PCC 7003.
GTTGTTCTGGGGTTTCAGACGTTTCTTGATCGAAAATATTTTCTAAAAACTCTTCATCCGGCTGAACAAGGGTTTCCTGAAAGACAATAGTTTCTCTACCGCTAATGGTGGATTGTTCAACGGGTTCTGGGGGAGGAGCCGAGATATCCTCCCCGCCGTGATCAGCCTCTGGGGTGATCCCAGCGAAACCCGCTTCCGCCGCCACTGCTTCGTCAAAATCTGCCGTTTTTCCGAACTCCTCTGAATCTAAGTCTGAAAAAACATCGGTGGCTTCAGCTTCTTCTTCTCGTGGCGCATCAGGCCCGTGAATCTCAGGTACTTCCTCTGCTTCCTCTGCAACGGCGGCATCAAAATCAAAGTCTTCTTCCCCGAACAGCTCATCGAGATCATCGACGGGTTCTGCTAGATCTGCCTCGGCAGCATCGCTGGATTCATCAAAAAGGGCCTCAAAATCATCGAGGTCATCTTGATCGGCAAAATCAGTACCAACATCCTGGGGGGCTGCTTCCATATCTGGCAAGTCAAGGTCTGGCAGTTCTGGCTCTGCAGTATCAGATTCAGAATCATCAAAATCCAAACCAAGGTCAGCAAATTCTGCTTCGTTAAACTCTAGTTCCAAATCATCAAAGTCTGATTCAGAAGTCGTAGATGCAGTCGCACTAGGGAAATCACTGGCAGCTACCGAAGGAAGAAGATCAGCAGCTGCCTTAGGCTTTGGGTCTGCGCTTGCCTCCCCACCATCTTCTTCGGCAAATTCAAGGTGTAGTCTGACTTTTCCTTTAACCCAACCAGAGGCTCCAAACCGTAGCACATCACATTCAATGCCATTATCCGTTAGCCAATCAATGGTTTCTTCAGTGAGTCCCCCCAACCCTTGGTCTAGTAAGAGTTGTTTTAAGGCGGCGGCGAACTCGTCAACGCGAAAAGTGCTATGGCCGATTACAAAACGGGATTCGCTATTAATCGACAGCACTTCACCGCTGCTCAGTGGTTGAAAGTTTTTGCTCACGGTTATTTCCCCACAGTATCAAAATAGTTAGGTCATCAAGCTAAAAGAGGATTCGGGTGGACTGATATCGAAATTCAATCCTTTGTGTCCTATTTTAATCGGGCTTTTCCCACGGAAATGTCTTTTTCTCTTTAAAATTTACGGATTTTTAGAAAAACCAACCATAGGAATGTAATCCTTTACCAAGGATGTTGACTCCTAGATAACATACCCAGACGACAAAAAAACCTGCCGCTGCGAGAAAGGCGGGTTGTCGGCCTTGCCAACCCCGGGTGATGCGGGCATGTAAATAGGCAGCAAAAACTAACCAGGTAATGAGGGCCCAGGTTTCTTTGGGATCCCAGCTCCAATAGGAACCCCAGGCTTCGTTGGCCCAAACGGCACCGGCAATAATCCCAATGGTCAGAAGGGGAAAGCCTAAGCCAATGATGCGGTAGCTAATGTTGTCGAGGGTATCGGCAATGCTCAACATCTGAGGGCTGAGGGTCGCAGTTGTGGTGAGCTGCTGGAGATCGGGGGACGTTAAGACAGCGGTATTCCCGTTGCTTTGGGGTTCAGTTTTCTGAAAGGACACTACGGTTGCCGGGGTTTCACCGGTGGGATTTTGGGGCTGGCGCAGTCGATAGCCACCATTGCCAACGGAGCTGCCTCGCAATTCAATTTTTTGGCCTTTGGTGACAATTAAAAAGGCGATCGCCAACAAAGACCCCACCAACAATGCGGCATAGCTAATCATCATCACACTGACGTGCATCATCAGCCAGTTGGACTTGAGGGCCGGGACAAGGGGGGCTGAGTTTTGCATTTCCGCCGGGAGAGAAAGGGCTGCGAAGGCCGTGATCCCCATGGCGACCGGCGCAGTAATCACACCGACCCAACGACTGCGACTCATCCATTCGGCCACGAGGTGCATGGTGGTCACTCCCCAGGCGAGAAAAAAGAGCGATTCATAAAGATTGCTGAGGGGGAAATATCCCGCTTCTAACCAACGGGCTCCTAGGAGGGTGGCCATGCAGAGATTGGCGATCGCCACGCCGAGGGTGCCTAAGCCAGTTAAGCCCGGAATGTTTGGGAACGCGGCCCCGCCCCAATAGAGGAGCATTGTTAAGAAAAGAACCAGAAAAGAAGTGTTATCTAAAAGGCTTTGGAGTGCGACCAAATCCATTGTGCGATTCTCCTAAAAAAATATCGATCAAAAAAGCTTGGACTTTTAGTGGACTGTGATTAAAAAATTTTTATCGTTACTTATTTTCCCATTAGATCATATCGGCTGAGCTCCCCCGACGGCTATGTCGATCCTGATAGAGGGTGGTACGTTCTGCGGGAAGGCGATCCACTGAGGCGATCGCCGTTCGTAATTGAGAGACCGTTAAACAGGTTCCCCCTTGGGCACCGGCCATGGTGGTAATGTGCTCTTCCATGAGGGTACCGCCTAAATCATTACAGCCCCAACGGAGGGCAGTGGTGGCCCCTGCCAAGCCCAGTTTGACCCAACTCGGCTGGTGATTAATAATCCATTTGCCAAGGAAGAGGCGAGCCACCGCCGTCAATAACAGTGTTTTTTGCAGATCCGGTTGATCCCGGCCCACTTTTTTGCGGAGTACCTGGGGGGCTAACTGACCGACAAAGGGTAAGAGAATAAATTCAGTAATCTTCGCGGGTTTCCCCTCGGCGATCGCCTGTTGTTGCAACTGCCGAATTTGGGCTAAATGTTGTACCTGATGCCATGGCGTTTCGATGTGGCCACAGAGCATTGTGCTGGTGGTCGGCAGTCCCAGGTGGTGGGCCGTACTGACAATTTCTAGCCAAGTTGCCGCCTTTAACTTTTCGGGGCAAATCTGACGGCGAATTTGATCATCGAGAACTTCTGCGGCAGTACCCGGGAGGGAATCAACGCCAGCTTCCTTGAGGGCAATAATTACATCCCGAAAGGACAGATGATCTTCGCGGGCAATAAATTCAATTTCCTGGGGAGAAAAGGCGTGGAGATGTAAGCCAGGGAAAGCATCCTTTAAAGCAGAAACCAAATCTAGGTAATAGTTGAGCGATCGCCCATTACGTTTTGCCTGGGGATTTAGTCCCCCCTGGATGCACAGTTCCGTTGCCCCCTCCGCCCAGGCCGCCGCTGCTTTTTCCTGGAGTTGTCCTTGGTCGAGCCAAAAGGAATCTGGATCTCCCACATCTCGCCGAAAAGCGCAGAAGTGACAATGCTGCTCACAAATATTGGTGAAGTTTAGATTGCGGTTAACTACATAGGTGACGGTTTCCCCGCAAAGCGTTTGTCTGAGGGTATCAGCCGCCACTCGGATATTTTCGATGGCCGCCGGCTCCGTTTGGGAAAGGAGAAATACCCCTGCCTCAACCGTAAGATCAACGCCAGCGATCGCCGCATCTAGTACCTGCAGTAAATTCATCCTTGGCCTAACTCGACAGAACGGGCCTTCGCAGCGGTCACAGCAGCAATGACCCCTGAGCGGAACCCGTGGGCTTCGAGGGCAGCGACGCCGGCGATCGTAGTGCCCCCTGGACTGGTGACTCGGTCTTTGAGTTGGGCGGGGTGTAAGCCAGAGGTTTGGAGTAATTCAGCCGTTCCCTTAACCGTTTGGAGGGCAAGTTGTTGGGCTGTGGCCCGGGGTAAACCCGCCGCAACGCCGCCATCGGCCAGGGCTTCTACCATCAAGGCCACAAAAGCCGGGCCAGAGCCAGAAAGTCCGGTAACCGCATCCATCAGGGATTCCGGTACCACCACCACTTCACCCACAGCCCCAAAAATCTGTTTTGCGAGGGCGACCTGGGCTTCTGAAACGAGATCTCCAGGGGCGATCGCTGTCATCCCTTGGCCAATAATCGCCGGTGTATTTGGCATTGCCCGCACCACAGGATAGTCCCCGAAACCGCTTTGTAACTGGGTCAGGGTCACTCCAGCAAGGATTGACAACACCAGGGGGCGCATTTGTTGCTGCTGGCCTTGGAGTTCGCTGGTGACTTGGTTGAAAATTTGTGGTTTGATCGCCAGCATCAAAACATCAGAGGCGATCGCCACTTCTAGATTCTTTGCCGTGACGTCTACCTGATATTCCTGCTGTAAATAAGCCCGCCGTTCTGCCACAGGTTCACTTACAATCACATCCGCTGGCAAGTAAATCTGTTCCTTGAGGAGCCGTGCGAGGAGGGCTTCTCCCATGACACCGCCGCCAATCATGCCGAATTTTGCAGCCATTTTAATTTTTCACATTCATCCCTGAAATGACGCATTCATCTTGACTGATTTTTTCCCAGAAGGCAAATGTACCGCATCAAAAAGGGGACAGAAAATCTATCCCCAAATTTTGGCGATCGCCGTTTGATTGCAGCGTTTTTGTGGGCTAATTTTTATTGAGCCTGGGCCATCGGCGTCATGTCGTCATTCCAAGCCGGAGCCGGGGCCGCCGGACGCGCCGGAGCCGCAGGGGTTTCTTCTTGGTTTAAGCTAGCTTGATTCGTGACCTGGACACAGTTCGGCGTGAAGAGAAAAATACTGTCACCAATCCGTTCTTGGTGGCCATCAATGGCAAAGGTCCCACCGGCAACAAAATCCACTGCCCGCTGTGCTTCGTCGGGATCCATCATGTTGAGATTGAGCACAATGGAACGTCGATCCCTAAGGGCTTGGATAATTTGGGGCATTTCTTCGAAGGAATGAGGCTCACAAACGACCACTTCAGCCGGGGAATTACTGACGCCAGGGAGGCCAATGACATTGTTACGAGCGGGGGTGGTGTTAGAGTTCATGGCAAAGTTAGAAACAACGGTAGGGTTTTCAGGTAGACGACGGGGGGCAGGCGCACTCTCTTCGGGCAAAGGGGTGGGCATTTCAGCAGGATAGAGGGCATGATAATCGTTATTATCAATTTCTCCTTCATAGTATTCTTCGTATTCTTCTGATTCGTTGAAGCCTAGGAAGTTACGTATGCTGTTGAACATGGGGCTAAATATCCTTGGTTATAGGGTTTTCAATATTTTGATAATGATATGCTTCGCTATTTTGGTGGATGGTGGGCGACATCTCCCAAAATCGTTTGTCCAGGATATAAGGCTCGAAGGGTGAAGAGACTTGACCAAGACTTTAGGTGATTTTGAGCATATTCTAAGGGATGAATTATCTGGGGCTCCGCCAATTTAAATTTCTTAAGCTTAGCGATCGCCTTAGGACATATGGCTTATTTTGCCCTAAAAGTGGAGTTTTGGAGAATCGACATTGATAAGATTTTGTGAATCGAACATTTTAAATTCTAGATATTTTTCATCAATAGATTTGTTGCAAGAGGATCAATTTCGAAATTTTTTATGGGATTGTGGCGGGTCACTGGGATGATCGAGGTCGTTGTCAGCACTCAGATGTGCTTATTCCCGTGCCCCAAAGATCCCCTGGCCGACGCGAACCATTGTTGCTCCAGCCTCAATCGCCAGGGGATAATCACCGGACATTCCCATGGATAATTCTGTTAATTGTTCCGGCAAGATTGCCATCTGATTCAGCTGTTCCTTGAGAGAAAAGACCTGCCCAAAAGCCGCTTGGGTCGCTGCGCGGGAAAGTCCTAGGGGCAGAATTGTCATTAAACCCTGAACCTTGAGGTGTTGACAGGTGGCGAGGTGCGGTAAATCAGTCAAGAGTTGAGGAATTTCCCAGCCAAATTTATTTGGGTCAGGCAATGGTTTGATTTGTAAACAGCAGCGGGCTGGATTTTCTAAGTCGGCGGCATATTGATCCAGTTTTTGGGCGAGGGCCAGACTATCGACTGTATGAATCCAATCGAAATGGGCGATCGCCTTTTTCGCCTTATTTTTTTGCAGATGGCCAATAAAATGCCACCGGATATCCGGCAAGTCTTCTAATTCCGCTTGTTTTTGCTGGGCTTCCTGGAACCGATTTTCGCCAAAATCTCGAATTCCCGCCGCGTAGGCCAGGCGAATTTTTGCCGCAGGGTGGGTTTTACTTACAGCGATCAGGCGCACCTCCGGGGGGATTTCTTCCCGTAGTCGGGCAATATTTTCGGCGATCGCATCTGACATTACTAAAAAAATGACCCGTAAATTTTAGACTCAACTAACTCGCTTATTGAAACGTTCGTTTAAAGAGTGCCTGCAACACTTGAAACTCAGCCATGGCACCGGAGCGGCGCACCTGACGCAGGCGATTTTCCATCTTTAACCGCGCATCCATCCGAGTGACCGACTCAAAACTCATGCCATTGGCATCTTGGTTCACAATAAAAAATAACCGCTGGGCATAGAGCGTCGTAAATAACTCCTGCTTGTCTTCCAGTTCACAAATCCGAAAGAGCATGCCAAATGTCGGGTGATTAAAATAAGATTCCGTGTTCATTCAAATTTTAGTGAGTTCACCAATAGCCACAAAGCGCCCTCTCTTTTTCGGTTCACAACCACAAAAAATTAGGGGTTATCTTTGCTGTAATCAAAAATACATATTAAAAATATTAGACATAGTATATAGGCAAGGTTCCCTCTGGGATAGCGTGATCTAGAGTTTTCACGGCTCACGTCAAGATTCTGGCGGATTCAGATCCCCATCTCCCACAAGAGAAACCTAAATTGCTAGAATAAAAAGCTGCTAATTTGCCTAGCCCATTATTTTTGAAACGACCATGACTAAGCCTCGTCAATATCACATTACCACTTTCGGTTGTCAGATGAACAAGGCCGACTCTGAACGTATGGCGGGCATTCTCGAAGAGATGGGCTATCACTTCACCGAAGATCCCTATGCTGCAGATCTCGTTCTCTACAACACCTGCACCATCCGGGATAACGCAGAACAAAAAGTTTATTCTTACCTCGGTCGCCAGGCCAAGCGGAAACAAACCAAGCCCGATTTGACTTTGATCGTCGCGGGCTGTGTTGCCCAACAGGAAGGGGAAAGTCTTCTGCGTCGTGTCCCGGAACTGGATCTGATCATGGGGCCTCAACATGCCAACCGTCTCCAGGATTTGTTAGAGCAGGTCGAGGGGGGCAGCCAGGTGGTCGCAACAGAACCGATTCATATCGTTGAAGACATTACGAAACCCCGTCGGGATAGCACGGTCACGGCTTGGGTCAATGTGATCTATGGCTGCAATGAGCACTGTACCTATTGTGTTGTTCCTGGAGTCCGGGGTACGGAGCAATCGCGCTATCCAGAAGCAATTCGAGCAGAAATGGAAGAGCTGGGGCGACAAGGATTTAGAGAAGTCACTCTCCTCGGCCAAAATATTGATGCCTATGGCCGGGATCTACCAGGGACAACACCGGAAGGTAGAAATAAATACACCCTCACGGATCTTTTGTATTACGTTCATGATGTACCGGGCATTGAGCGGATCCGCTTTGCCACCAGCCACCCCCGTTACTTTACGGAACGCTTGATCAAGGCTTGCCGGGATCTGCCGAAGGTATGTGAGCATTTTCATATTCCCTTCCAGTCTGGGGATAATGAGGTGCTGAAGGCGATGCGACGGGGCTATACCCATGAGAAATATCGTCGGATTATTAATATGATTCGGGAATATATGCCGGATGCGTCGATTAGTGCCGATGCGATCGTGGCTTTCCCTGGGGAAACAGAGGAGCAGTTTGAAAATACGTTAAAACTTGTCGATGAGATTGGTTTTGATCAACTCAATACGGCGGCCTATTCACCCCGACCCGGCACCCCCGCAGCCACTTGGGATAATCAACTCTCTGAAGAAGTGAAAGGCGATCGCCTCCAACGGTTAAATCATCTTGTTTCCCAGAAAGCAGCGGAACGTTCCCAACGCTATGCTGGACGGATTGAAGAAGTTTTAGTGGAAGATCAAAATCCCAAAAATCCCAGTCAGGTGATGGGTCGCACCCGTGGCAATCGTTTGACCTTTTTTGCGGGGAATATCAACGAACTCAAGGGTAAAACTGTCTCGGTGAAAATTACAGAAGTGCGTCCTTTTAGTCTCACGGGTGAACCCATTGCAGCCCTCGTCACTGCTTAATATCCATGAAATTTATCCCTTTTGTACCAGTTCCAATCCTTTCCTGACAATTGGGATTAGACTCCTTTTTGTAAAAAACGATGACTGATTCTGAAAGCAATCAAATTCTCCTGGAAATACGTCAGTTTAAAACCCAAGTTAGTGGGGAGCTAAAACAATTAAATACTCGCTTAGAACATATTGAGACGAGACTTGATCGGGTGGAGATTGGTCAGGAAAAAGCAGATGCTTATCGTCAGGGGACCCAATGGGTGGTGAATTTGTCGTTTAGTTTGATTGTGGCGACGACGATTGGGATTATTTTGCGGTTTGTGTTGGCGAGTTAGAGATTTTTTTCAGTATTTTTATGGAACCTTGGCAGTTAGAAAGCACGATTCGGCAAACTCAGTTGATTTTGACAAATTATCGCCGTTGGTTTGGAGAGCACTTGATTAGGGTTGATGGCGATCGCCTTGAACAGGCAAAAATATTATTTGAATCGCCTTTTGTCGTGTTTTCTCACGGCACAGAAGCTGACCCTATCTATAACTATGGTTCTCGTTTGGGTTTGGAATTATGGGAAAGAACTTGGGAAGAATTAACTCAAATGCCCTCACGACAATCCGCAGCGGCAGAGGAACAAGCGCAACAGGAACGGTACGCAGCCCTTGTAGATAGTCGTAATTATGGTTGTAAGCGTGATTTTTCGGCTGTGCGAGTCACAAAAAGTGGACGACCCGTTCGGATTGAAAATGTGAAACTTTACGATTTACTCGATGCATCAGGAGAATATCGGGGTCAAGCTGCGGTATTTTCTAAATGGACATTTTTAGATGAAATCACGCAATGAAAGAACAATTTATCCTCTGGCTGGATCGGTTATTGGTGGCGGATGTATTTGTGGTGTTATTTGCCTTTTTTTGGTTTGCGATCGCCCTCGTGGGTAAATCCTCCGGTATGAATTTGGGCTGGGATCTCTGGTATAGCCTTTGGGAACCTGTGTTTACGCCCGCGATTGGGATTTTAATGTTGGGGGCGATCGCCAGTTGGGTGATCAAAAAGATTAGCAATTGGTTCGGTTCCGGTTCCGATGAATTGAGCTAAAGAATTTTTTCGCAGAATTTTGCTGTCTCGTTAGGATGAACGGATTCGCAGTTGGACAGAGAATATGAGACTTTCAGAACGATTTTCTAAGGCGTTGGTGCTGGCAGAAACATTGCACCGGACACAAATTCGTAAGGGTTCCGGCACACCTTACATTGCCCATTTGTTAGGGGTTGCCAGTTTAGTGCTTGAAGCGGGTGGAGACGAGGATGAGGCGATCGCCGCTCTACTCCATGATGCCATCGAAGATCAGGGCGGACTCAAAACCAGAGATTTAATTCGGGAAAAATTTGGCGATCGCGTCACCGAAATCGTTGAAGGTTGTTCCGATAGTTTTGACGGCGAAAAAAAGAAGCCCTGGCGAGAACGCAAAGAAGCCTATCTTCAGCACCTTACAACCGCTTCAGCCTCAGTACATCTTGTTTCTATGGCCGATAAACTTTACAATGCCCAATCTATTTTGCGAGATTATCAACGGATAGGTGAAATCCTCTGGACACGCTTTAAGGGCAAAAAAGAGGGCACCCTTTGGTATTACAACTCACTTTTGGCAATTTTCGACCCAGACCATCCCCTCGCCCAAGAATTACGCCATACTATTAATACATTGGAAAAAATCATACGAACCAGTTGAACATTACTTAATTCGGATTAATTGCCAAGACTTAAAGTTGGCGATCACTTCGTAATTTAATATTTTTTCCGTTAAATTTTCAGTATCAATCCAAACATACTGACTTTTCTTTAGGTGTTTAACATCTTGGATTTTCTCGTTGAAGTTTAGAAAATAAAATTTAATTAAAACCTTAGTTTTTCCATCACCAATAGCCGCAACTTGCTGAGTTTGAGCGACCCTTTGAACTCTCTCCACTTGAACCACTTCTTTAAAATCCGGACTAATATCTGTAATTAATCCAGAAGCCATTAATAAACAGAAAGCAATCCAGTGACCCAACAATAAACTGGTAAGTGAATATTGACTAAAGTTTTTTTGCCAAGTAAACAGAGCAGTACAAAACCAACCGATGCCCAGAGGTAAAAGAATTAGAGAATACTGCTTGAAAACTTCTGACACATCTGGGGAAATAAATCGTAGACCAAAAAGTTGTGAACTATAGAAACCAGCGCAAACTCCCAGGATTAGAATTCCCAAAATACCTAACAAAAAGATGGTGTAATCAAATATTTTTTGATGAGGTGGCTGTTTTTGAACATGGTTTAAGCTGCCGTTGATAGAAACCGCTGCAAAAATCGCAATAAAGGGATAGAGAGATAAAGAGTAATGGGATAAACGTGTTGAATATATGGTGATTGCGATAAAAATAAGTGCTGGAGGTACTAAAATCAAAAAATAAGCCCATGGTCGCTTAGAAAGCATCTGATAATAGCCAAGAGCTGCAAAAATAATCCAGGGAAAACAAAGACCAATCGTTGTCCATAGATAATAAAAATACCCATTGCCTCGGCGTTCTTCTTGGGAGAGAGACCAAAACAAATTGATTAAGCTTGCGATTGAATCATAACCAAATCTTTGACTACTAAAAAACAACCAAAGTATCAAAGGAAGGCTTCCCACTATAAAACCAAAATAAAGCCAAAACTGCTTCCAGTATTTTTTTTGAACTAGATAAGGAAGTAGGCTAAATATTAGCATAAATGCCAAAAATCCTCTGAAGATAACCATTAAGGAGAGACATAATCCTACACCAAAAAGCAAAGCACTCGATTTTTGAATGTTTGGTTTTTGGCCTAAACTTAATTCACCTAAAAGAGCGATCACCAACAGAAAAAGAAAGATTGTCACATGATCAGGATTGGCAAGGTAGCTATATCGTACCCAAAGGAATTCTAAACATAAAATCCCTCCTGCCAGTAAAGCGACCTGTTTATTCAGAAGAGATTCAGTGATTTTATAAACAAGAAGAACGCATCCTAAAGCAAGAAAGAGATTGGGAAGTCTCAGGGCAATTTCATTCACACCTAATAGAAAATAACTTAGGGCGATAATCCAGTAGATGCCAGGGGGTTTATGATGGGGTGCTTGCCAAGGGTTAATCCAGTCACCAGTATCAAACATCAACTTCGCTCGAGTGGCATACAGTCCCTCATCATGGGCCATGATGCTTTGGTCTGCCAATAATCCAATGCTGAGAATTGGTATCGTCCATAAACAGAGCCATAGGTAAGGATTCTGGAGCAGTTTTCGATAGCTAAGCATCAATATTTATTTTGTGATTGAAATTTTGGACAAAATAAAAAGACAGGCATTGTAAGTACCTGTCTCCGATTGATTCTGGAACTCTAGTAGAACCTTAATAGTCGAGTTGGCCGGCGGCTTGAACCCGTTCTACTTGTTTCTTCTTCAGCACCAGGAAGATTTGAGTCAGCATAATCCCAGCCACAAAGGCCATGTAGCCATAGATGCGAGCGGGATTTTGGAGCACTACTTCCGTATCTTTTTGGCCAAAACCACCGACGTTGGGGTTATTAGTGAGAGGATCACCGACGGTGATTGCTTGACCTTTAGAAACAATCACTTCAGGGCCAGCAGGAATCGTGTTGGTTACTTCACCTGCTTCGGTGGAGATAATAACATCAGTGGTAATGACACCAGTACCAGCATCATTCACAACAACATCTGCAATGGTGCCTGTGGCAGACGCTTTAAATTGATTGTTATTGCTGAGTTCACCAGTGGGATATACCTGACCACGGCCACGGTTCGCACCGAGGTGGACAGCATATTTACCGTAGTTGATATTTTTATCGGTTTTCGGATCGGGGGAGAGCACCGGGAAAACAATTTCTTCATATTGGTCACCGGAAATCGGCCCAATGATCACAACGTTTTCTTGATCCGGAGCGTAGGACTGGAAGTAGAGACCTTCAGTTTTTTCTTTTAGTTCATCGGAGAGGCGATCAGCGGGCGCAATTTTGAAGCCTTCAGGAAGCATCAAAACGGCACCAACATTGAGGCCACCCTTCGAGCCGTCCCCTAAAATTTGTTGCTGGCTGTGGTCATAGGGAACTTTGACAACGGCTTCAAAAACTTGATCGGGTAAGACAGACTGGGGAATTTCCACCTCTGCTTCTTTGGCAGCGAGGTGACAGTTGGCACAGACGATCCGGCCTGTTGCTTCACGGGGGGTTTCCGGGGCGGTTTGCTGGGCCCAAAAAGGATAGGCAGCAGCGGCTTGGGGGAAAAGGGCGTCACTGGCGAAAAATAAACCAAAGGTGGCGATCGCCACGAGGCAGGCGGTCTTTAGCCGTTGCCAGATTGCCATCAGTTCAGGTGTTTTCATCGTAAATTTTTACAAGCGTTTTCTCTAATGGATGAACCCGTATGGGGGTCTTTAGGCCCACCAAGGAGCTTCGTCAGTACGGAAATCGGTTTCTGTCCAATCGGTGAAGGAGATCTTGTCATCTTCAGTCACTTCCGCATGGACAAGGGCCAAGGACAACGGTGCTGGGCCGCGAACCACTTTCCCAGTTTCGTCATACTGAGAACCGTGGCAAGGACACATGAATTTATTTTCAGCGGTATTCCAAGGGACGACACAGCCA
Coding sequences within:
- a CDS encoding HD domain-containing protein, yielding MRLSERFSKALVLAETLHRTQIRKGSGTPYIAHLLGVASLVLEAGGDEDEAIAALLHDAIEDQGGLKTRDLIREKFGDRVTEIVEGCSDSFDGEKKKPWRERKEAYLQHLTTASASVHLVSMADKLYNAQSILRDYQRIGEILWTRFKGKKEGTLWYYNSLLAIFDPDHPLAQELRHTINTLEKIIRTS
- a CDS encoding glycosyltransferase family 39 protein is translated as MADQSIMAHDEGLYATRAKLMFDTGDWINPWQAPHHKPPGIYWIIALSYFLLGVNEIALRLPNLFLALGCVLLVYKITESLLNKQVALLAGGILCLEFLWVRYSYLANPDHVTIFLFLLVIALLGELSLGQKPNIQKSSALLFGVGLCLSLMVIFRGFLAFMLIFSLLPYLVQKKYWKQFWLYFGFIVGSLPLILWLFFSSQRFGYDSIASLINLFWSLSQEERRGNGYFYYLWTTIGLCFPWIIFAALGYYQMLSKRPWAYFLILVPPALIFIAITIYSTRLSHYSLSLYPFIAIFAAVSINGSLNHVQKQPPHQKIFDYTIFLLGILGILILGVCAGFYSSQLFGLRFISPDVSEVFKQYSLILLPLGIGWFCTALFTWQKNFSQYSLTSLLLGHWIAFCLLMASGLITDISPDFKEVVQVERVQRVAQTQQVAAIGDGKTKVLIKFYFLNFNEKIQDVKHLKKSQYVWIDTENLTEKILNYEVIANFKSWQLIRIK
- the petA gene encoding cytochrome f, giving the protein MKTPELMAIWQRLKTACLVAIATFGLFFASDALFPQAAAAYPFWAQQTAPETPREATGRIVCANCHLAAKEAEVEIPQSVLPDQVFEAVVKVPYDHSQQQILGDGSKGGLNVGAVLMLPEGFKIAPADRLSDELKEKTEGLYFQSYAPDQENVVIIGPISGDQYEEIVFPVLSPDPKTDKNINYGKYAVHLGANRGRGQVYPTGELSNNNQFKASATGTIADVVVNDAGTGVITTDVIISTEAGEVTNTIPAGPEVIVSKGQAITVGDPLTNNPNVGGFGQKDTEVVLQNPARIYGYMAFVAGIMLTQIFLVLKKKQVERVQAAGQLDY